tcgcacaagtcgactaGACGGTCAACCagtgtccgacgtgcgctcagctggataataccattttcctagcacatcgcaTTGCtcttcgagtcccatcttcgcatttgcgtcgattccgacaatgaccacctgctggcttggtattttagacatcaacgcattgagttcatcatagaaggcgtccttactgttgtcctcagcggtttccgtaggtgcgtgagcacttacgatccagagtttacgtcctctgcgatcccgcagttgtagaaaggcgcatctagacgacgttgagccaaattcctccaccaggttcttgtaatcgttcctcataGCTaccgcgcagccacctactttgttctcatcagcatcgtcgcagtatatggtgtaattttcgatgccgatgacgggccgatctctcatgcgtgtttcctgaaGTGCaaagcaaaaggcacacagagatatcgcagaagtctg
This window of the Necator americanus strain Aroian chromosome III, whole genome shotgun sequence genome carries:
- a CDS encoding hypothetical protein (NECATOR_CHRIII.G11193.T1), producing MRDRPVIGIENYTIYCDDADENKVGGCAVAMRNDYKNLVEEFGSTSSRCAFLQLRDRRGRKLWIVSAHAPTETAEDNSKDAFYDELNALMSKIPSQQVVIVGIDANAKMGLEEQCDVLGKWYYPAERTSDTG